One window from the genome of Indicator indicator isolate 239-I01 chromosome 6, UM_Iind_1.1, whole genome shotgun sequence encodes:
- the TXNL4A gene encoding thioredoxin-like protein 4A isoform X2 has protein sequence MKMDEVLYSIAEKVKNFAVIYLVDITEVPDFNKMYELYDPCTVMFFFRNKHIMIDLGTGNNNKINWAMEDKQEMIDIIETVYRGARKGRGLVVSPKDYSTKYRY, from the exons ATGAAAATGGATGAAGTCTTGTACAGCATCGCCGAGAAG GTGAAGAACTTTGCTGTCATTTACCTGGTGGACATCACAGAGGTGCCAGACTTCAACAAGATGTATGAGCTCTACGACCCCTGCACTGTGATGTttttcttcag GAACAAGCACATCATGATAGATCTGGGCACAGGCAACAACAACAAGATCAACTGGGCCATGGAGGACAAGCAGGAGATGATTGACATCATAGAGACTGTTTACAGAGGAGCCCGCAAGGGCCGGGGTCTGGTGGTGTCACCCAAGGACTACTCCACCAAGTACAGATACTGA
- the TXNL4A gene encoding thioredoxin-like protein 4A isoform X1, with protein sequence MSYMLPHLHNGWQVDQAILSEEDRVVVIRFGHDWDPTCMKMDEVLYSIAEKVKNFAVIYLVDITEVPDFNKMYELYDPCTVMFFFRNKHIMIDLGTGNNNKINWAMEDKQEMIDIIETVYRGARKGRGLVVSPKDYSTKYRY encoded by the exons ATGTCGTATATGCTGCCGCACTTGCACAACGGCTGGCAGGTGGACCAGGCCATCCTTTCGGAAGAGGACCGAGTCGTCGTCATCCGCTTCGGGCACGACTGGGACCCAACCTGCATGAAAATGGATGAAGTCTTGTACAGCATCGCCGAGAAG GTGAAGAACTTTGCTGTCATTTACCTGGTGGACATCACAGAGGTGCCAGACTTCAACAAGATGTATGAGCTCTACGACCCCTGCACTGTGATGTttttcttcag GAACAAGCACATCATGATAGATCTGGGCACAGGCAACAACAACAAGATCAACTGGGCCATGGAGGACAAGCAGGAGATGATTGACATCATAGAGACTGTTTACAGAGGAGCCCGCAAGGGCCGGGGTCTGGTGGTGTCACCCAAGGACTACTCCACCAAGTACAGATACTGA
- the LOC128967788 gene encoding probable 2-ketogluconate reductase isoform X2, producing MAAGELPGLLVLDVGGPHGVLEGLAALLRKHFQLVTMKELLENKRELGRRIQAVFVFEGRPSIDRELLQSLPSLKVVGNAGVGVDHLDLALISSFGVKVTNTPHAVADPTADMGMALMLASARRLVEGCQIAVSPDTKHFAVDWLGVEVSRATLGIVGMGSIGYRVAQRAKAFSMRILYHNRNRRRREEEEAVGAHYCERLEELLQQSDFVMLVVNLSPQTHQLIGRRELGLMKPTATLINISRGAVIDQDALVEALQKQVIRAAALDVTSPEPLPRDHPLLRLQNVIITPHTGTATAQALLSMAAEASANILAALSGQHVPSQVFPK from the exons ATGGCAGCAGGGGAGCTGCCAGGCCTGCTGGTTCTGGATGTGGGAGGGCCTCACGGTGTGCTGGAAGGCcttgcagccctgctgaggaaaCACTTCCAGCTGGTCACCATGAAGGAGCTCCTTGAGAACaagagagagctgggcaggaggatccaggctgtgtttgtgtttgaggGCAGGCCCAGTATtgacagggagctgctccagagcctgCCCAGCCTGAAGGTGGTTGGCAACGCTGGGGTCGGGGTGGACCACCTGGACCTGGCTCTGATCTCCAGCTTCGGGGTGAAGGTCACCAACACTCCGCACGCCGTGGCCGACCCCACGGCAGACATGGGCATGGCTCTGATGCTGGCCTCTGCCAGGAGGCTGGTGGAAG GCTGCCAGATTGCAGTTTCTCCAGACACAAAGCACTTTGCTGTGGACTGGCTAGGAGTGGAGGTGAGCAGAGCCACGCTGGGCATCGTTGGCATGGGCAGCATTGGGTACAGAGTGGCTCAGAGAGCCAAAGCCTTCAGCATGAGGATCCTCTACCACAACAGGAACCGCAG gaggagggaggaggaagaggcagttGGTGCCCACTACTGTGAGAGgctggaagagctgctgcagcagtctgACTTTGTCATGCTGGTGGTGAACCTGAGCCCCCAGACCCACCAGCTGATCgggaggagggagctggggctgatgAAGCCTACGGCCACGCTAATCAACATCAGCAGAG GTGCAGTCATTGACCAGGATGCTTTggtggaagctctccagaagcaGGTGatcagggctgctgctctggatgtgacctccccagagccCCTGCCCAG GGACCACcccttgctgaggctgcagaatGTCATCATCACCCCCCACACGGGCACGGCCACGGCgcaggctctgctctccatGGCAGCAGAGGCCTCAGCCAAcatcctggctgctctcagcggCCAGCATGTCCCCAGCCAGGTGTTCCCCAAGTGA
- the LOC128967788 gene encoding probable 2-ketogluconate reductase isoform X1, which yields MFRSRALRLLKPLVPGQAGLHYQFVHPAVASRGHRCHRAVGCKRRNQSCTAAAGPQTTSAAQTKVMAAGELPGLLVLDVGGPHGVLEGLAALLRKHFQLVTMKELLENKRELGRRIQAVFVFEGRPSIDRELLQSLPSLKVVGNAGVGVDHLDLALISSFGVKVTNTPHAVADPTADMGMALMLASARRLVEGCQIAVSPDTKHFAVDWLGVEVSRATLGIVGMGSIGYRVAQRAKAFSMRILYHNRNRRRREEEEAVGAHYCERLEELLQQSDFVMLVVNLSPQTHQLIGRRELGLMKPTATLINISRGAVIDQDALVEALQKQVIRAAALDVTSPEPLPRDHPLLRLQNVIITPHTGTATAQALLSMAAEASANILAALSGQHVPSQVFPK from the exons ATGTTCAGGAGCAGAGCACTCAGACTGTTGAAGCCCTTGGTGCCTGGCCAGGCAGGTTTGCATTACCAGTTTGTTCACCCAGCTGTTGCCTCTCGTGGTCATCGCTGTCACAGAGCTGTGGGCTGCAAACGGAGGaaccagagctgcacagctgctgctggaccaCAAACCACGAGTGCTGCTCAGACCAAG GTGATGGCAGCAGGGGAGCTGCCAGGCCTGCTGGTTCTGGATGTGGGAGGGCCTCACGGTGTGCTGGAAGGCcttgcagccctgctgaggaaaCACTTCCAGCTGGTCACCATGAAGGAGCTCCTTGAGAACaagagagagctgggcaggaggatccaggctgtgtttgtgtttgaggGCAGGCCCAGTATtgacagggagctgctccagagcctgCCCAGCCTGAAGGTGGTTGGCAACGCTGGGGTCGGGGTGGACCACCTGGACCTGGCTCTGATCTCCAGCTTCGGGGTGAAGGTCACCAACACTCCGCACGCCGTGGCCGACCCCACGGCAGACATGGGCATGGCTCTGATGCTGGCCTCTGCCAGGAGGCTGGTGGAAG GCTGCCAGATTGCAGTTTCTCCAGACACAAAGCACTTTGCTGTGGACTGGCTAGGAGTGGAGGTGAGCAGAGCCACGCTGGGCATCGTTGGCATGGGCAGCATTGGGTACAGAGTGGCTCAGAGAGCCAAAGCCTTCAGCATGAGGATCCTCTACCACAACAGGAACCGCAG gaggagggaggaggaagaggcagttGGTGCCCACTACTGTGAGAGgctggaagagctgctgcagcagtctgACTTTGTCATGCTGGTGGTGAACCTGAGCCCCCAGACCCACCAGCTGATCgggaggagggagctggggctgatgAAGCCTACGGCCACGCTAATCAACATCAGCAGAG GTGCAGTCATTGACCAGGATGCTTTggtggaagctctccagaagcaGGTGatcagggctgctgctctggatgtgacctccccagagccCCTGCCCAG GGACCACcccttgctgaggctgcagaatGTCATCATCACCCCCCACACGGGCACGGCCACGGCgcaggctctgctctccatGGCAGCAGAGGCCTCAGCCAAcatcctggctgctctcagcggCCAGCATGTCCCCAGCCAGGTGTTCCCCAAGTGA